A stretch of DNA from Methylobacterium sp. CB376:
CTCGCGCCGGCGGGGGCCGCGGCGCCTCACCCGCGCGGGATCGGCCGGCCGCGGCAGGCGGCCTTGCGGTCGGCCTTGCCGAGAGACTTGGTGCCCGTCGGTGGGATTCCGGTCGGGGTCGGCGCCCCGACGCTGCCCTGCGCCCAACACGCGGTGGCGGAGACCGCCCACAGGGCCCCCATTGCCGCGCTCCCCATTGCCGCGTTCCCCATTGCCGCGTTCCCTTGGCGTCCCCTCCGGCGCCGGGCACCGGCCCGACGGCCGCGCGCCGCCCTCCCGACCTCGGCCGCAGCACGTCGGGCGCCAGATGCTCGGCCCCGTCCTACGACGCGGGGGAACGGCGGCGGCGGGGCGGCACCGCCGCCATCGCGGCGGAGTCGAGGGCGTGTCCGGCGGGCGGGCGCGGCGTGGCGGGCTCCGGCGCGGGGGCGAGGCATCCCGGGCGGGGCCGGCCGATGCCCTGGCCGGCGCCCTGGCGGGCCGCTTGGCAATGGTCTTGGCCGGCGCCTTCGCAGCGTCCTTGGCCGAGTCCTTGGCCGCGTCCTTGGCCGCAACCTTGACCGGCTTCGCCTCGGGCGCGGCGCCGCCCGCGAGCGCCAGGAGGCGCCGGCGGAGCTCGACCGCGCCGCCGGCCTTGAGCGCCGCGCCGTGCTTGTCGAAGCGGGTGACGAGGGTCTTGACCTCGGCGTCCGTGAGGCCGTCGACCAGGAGGGCGAGGGGATGCGGGCCGAGCGCCGCCTGCACCCGGCGAAGGCCGTCGACCGTCATGTCCTTGGCCTTGAGCTGCCTGACCACCAGGGCCTGGGCCGCCTTGGCGACGTCGTGCCGGATCGCCGGGAAGGCCTGCGGCGTCTCGGCGATCGCGCACAGGATCGCGAGCCCGTCGATCTCAAGCGCCATGCAGCACCTCCTTCACCTCGGTCATCAGGGGCGCGATCGTGCCGCCGATCAAGTCGTGATAAGTGTCGTGATACTTGTTGCGGTAGGTCGTGTACTGCCGCGTGAGGGCGTTGGCGAGCGCGGCGGATTGCGGAACGCGGGTGGCGAACAGGCGGAAGACCGGGTTCTCGGCCGCCGCCCCCTCGGTCAGGGAGCGCAGGGTCGTCTGGTGCTGCTTCACGTTCTGCTGCAGGCGCGTGACCAGGACGTGCGGAAGGCGCCGGGGGGTCAGCATGCTCTCCGGGCCGCCCGGCGTCCCCCAGATCATCCGGTAGAAGCCCTTGAGCCCGTAGGTCGACAGGAAGTCGGGAATGCAGGCGACAATCACGAGGTCGGAGGCGCGGATCGCCACCTCGGTCATCGGTGAGATGCCGGGCGCGCAGTCGAACAGCACGTAGTCGTAGCGGTCGCGCAGCGGGGCGAAATCCTCGTGGAACAGCTTCCACAGGTGGCTCTCGATCGCGTGCATCGAGAACTTGCGGGTGGTGAGCGCGTAGATGATCTCGCGCTCGACGATGCGCAGGTCCGGCCCCGAGGGGAGCAGCGAGACGGCGAGGGGCTCGCCCAGATGGGTCGTGGTGCTGATGGCGGCGCGGACGAAGTCGGGCAGCACCGCCCGGTCGCGGTCGACGATGCGCAGGCCGAGATAATGGTCGAGGGTGCGGCCCTCCCGGATCAGGTCGGCCAGGATCTCGTCGCCCGCGAAGCAGATCGAGGCCGAGGCCTGCGGGTCGAGATCGACCACGAGCACGCTGGCCCCGCTCGCCGCGAGGGCGTCGGCGAGCATGACGACGGTCGTGGTCTTGCCGACGCCGCCCTTCATGTTGGCGACGGCGACCAGCTTGCCGCTCATCGGCGCCGTCCCGGCACCCCCCGCACGGCGGGGCGGGGCGCGAGGGGGTGAGGGGAGGGGCTGCGCGGTCCATGCGGGGCTCGTCGGTCGCCCCGTTCCACCAC
This window harbors:
- a CDS encoding ParA family protein gives rise to the protein MSGKLVAVANMKGGVGKTTTVVMLADALAASGASVLVVDLDPQASASICFAGDEILADLIREGRTLDHYLGLRIVDRDRAVLPDFVRAAISTTTHLGEPLAVSLLPSGPDLRIVEREIIYALTTRKFSMHAIESHLWKLFHEDFAPLRDRYDYVLFDCAPGISPMTEVAIRASDLVIVACIPDFLSTYGLKGFYRMIWGTPGGPESMLTPRRLPHVLVTRLQQNVKQHQTTLRSLTEGAAAENPVFRLFATRVPQSAALANALTRQYTTYRNKYHDTYHDLIGGTIAPLMTEVKEVLHGA